A genomic segment from Deinococcus sp. YIM 77859 encodes:
- the dnaB gene encoding replicative DNA helicase → MELTPRVPPHSNEAEISVLGSVLLDNDTLIQLGDTLTPEMFYREGHRKIFAAMRALQERGEPVDLVTLSEDLRVKGQLDEVGGLTYLIGLSDQVPTAAYAEHYARIVQEKHTLRQLISASGKAMQLAYDGQLPLEDLLDRAEKLIFEVAEQKKGSESYQAMGEIVHDTFEYITLLHQNKGIPDGVSSGFRDLDEQISGFQKGSLNVLAARPSMGKCVTADTLIDVPGTGERITVEAFVRRRLPTVLSVTPQGTVRESRVGAWIDSGVKAVRRVTTRTGRVVETTPHHPFLGVDGWTPLYDLRVGDRIAVPRAVPVFGTEDALSPQRVRLLAYLLAEGGLTQSHPRWTNADPALVEDFRACLAAEFPEVEMVADAPTATDDRLSCRWPPGERQDRLSPLTEWLRDLGVWGRRAEEKRFPDVVWTLTRESLAAFLRVLLSCDGTVSALADKPRIEFTVMSEALARDVHHALVRFGIVSELWRQGERSWRVEITEERSVADYQMQVGWLGEKARRDISLSAGAWGYVRHAAGERNALACAARSAAVLDGPPLTPLGHGDLYWDDIVSIEDVGERQVYDLTVPGDANFIAADICLHNTAFALSIAQNVALRAEKTVAVFSLEMPSVQLALRMLCSEARVDMNRIRSGQLNERDFERLAHAAGRLAEAPMVIDDEPDLTLNALRSKLRRIAAQYGELGLVVIDYLQLMSGGKNSGGGDNRQQEISAISRGLKGIAREMNVPVIVLSQLSRAVEQRPNHRPMLSDLRESGAIEQDADIVMFIYRDEYYNKDTDQQGIAEIIIGKQRNGPVGTVKLQFHSAHVRFNDLAPEGV, encoded by the coding sequence ATGGAACTGACACCACGCGTTCCCCCGCACAGCAATGAAGCAGAAATCAGCGTGCTGGGCAGCGTCCTGCTCGATAACGACACCCTGATTCAGCTCGGGGACACCCTCACGCCCGAGATGTTCTACCGCGAGGGCCACCGCAAGATCTTTGCGGCGATGCGCGCTCTGCAAGAACGGGGTGAGCCAGTCGACCTGGTGACCCTGAGTGAGGACCTGCGCGTGAAGGGCCAGCTTGATGAGGTGGGCGGCCTCACGTACCTCATTGGTCTCTCGGATCAGGTGCCGACTGCTGCCTACGCAGAGCACTACGCCCGCATCGTGCAGGAAAAGCACACCCTGCGGCAACTCATCAGCGCCTCGGGCAAGGCGATGCAGCTCGCCTACGACGGGCAGCTGCCGCTAGAGGACCTGCTCGACCGGGCCGAGAAGCTGATTTTCGAGGTGGCTGAGCAGAAGAAGGGGAGCGAGTCGTATCAGGCGATGGGCGAGATCGTCCACGACACCTTCGAGTACATCACCCTGCTGCATCAGAACAAGGGCATTCCCGACGGGGTGAGCAGCGGTTTTCGCGACCTCGACGAGCAGATTTCGGGGTTCCAGAAGGGGAGCCTGAACGTGCTGGCGGCCAGGCCGAGTATGGGCAAGTGCGTGACGGCAGACACGCTGATCGACGTGCCGGGTACCGGGGAGCGGATCACGGTGGAGGCGTTTGTGCGGCGGCGGTTGCCGACGGTGCTCAGTGTGACGCCGCAGGGAACCGTGCGTGAATCCCGGGTGGGTGCCTGGATCGATAGCGGCGTGAAGGCGGTGCGCCGGGTAACGACCCGCACGGGCCGTGTGGTGGAGACCACGCCGCACCATCCTTTTCTGGGTGTGGACGGCTGGACGCCCCTGTACGACCTGAGGGTGGGAGACCGCATCGCCGTGCCCCGCGCTGTGCCCGTGTTCGGTACGGAGGATGCCCTGAGCCCGCAGCGGGTGCGCCTGCTCGCCTACCTGCTGGCGGAAGGCGGCCTGACGCAGAGTCACCCCCGCTGGACGAACGCGGACCCGGCATTGGTGGAGGATTTCCGTGCCTGCCTCGCCGCCGAGTTTCCAGAGGTGGAGATGGTGGCCGACGCGCCAACGGCTACTGACGACCGCCTGAGCTGTCGCTGGCCGCCGGGCGAGCGCCAGGACCGGCTCAGTCCCCTCACGGAGTGGCTGCGGGACCTGGGCGTATGGGGTCGGCGGGCAGAAGAGAAGCGCTTCCCGGACGTCGTCTGGACGCTCACCCGCGAGTCCCTGGCCGCCTTCCTGCGCGTGCTTCTGAGTTGTGACGGGACCGTCTCTGCCCTGGCCGACAAGCCCCGCATCGAGTTCACCGTGATGAGTGAGGCGCTGGCCCGCGACGTTCACCACGCCCTGGTGCGCTTCGGCATCGTGAGCGAGCTGTGGCGCCAGGGGGAGCGTTCCTGGCGGGTGGAGATCACCGAGGAACGCAGCGTCGCGGACTACCAGATGCAGGTTGGGTGGCTGGGTGAAAAGGCCCGGCGGGATATCTCGCTGAGTGCCGGGGCGTGGGGCTACGTACGGCATGCGGCGGGAGAGCGGAATGCGCTCGCCTGTGCCGCCCGCTCCGCCGCCGTGCTGGACGGTCCGCCCCTGACCCCGTTGGGTCACGGCGACCTGTACTGGGATGACATCGTGAGCATCGAGGACGTGGGTGAGCGGCAGGTGTACGACCTCACCGTGCCGGGGGACGCGAACTTCATCGCGGCGGACATCTGCCTGCACAACACGGCCTTTGCTCTCTCCATCGCTCAGAATGTCGCCCTCCGCGCTGAGAAGACCGTCGCGGTGTTCAGCCTGGAGATGCCCAGCGTGCAGCTGGCCCTCCGGATGCTGTGCAGCGAGGCGCGGGTTGATATGAACCGGATTCGCTCAGGGCAGCTGAACGAGCGGGATTTCGAGCGTCTTGCGCACGCGGCGGGGCGACTGGCGGAAGCGCCCATGGTGATCGATGACGAGCCGGACCTCACCCTCAACGCCCTGCGGAGTAAGCTGCGGCGGATTGCGGCCCAGTACGGGGAATTGGGCCTGGTGGTGATCGATTACCTGCAGCTGATGTCGGGCGGCAAGAACAGCGGCGGCGGCGACAACCGCCAACAGGAGATCAGTGCGATTTCGCGTGGGCTCAAAGGCATCGCGCGTGAGATGAATGTGCCGGTGATTGTCCTCAGTCAGCTGAGCCGTGCGGTGGAGCAGCGGCCAAATCACAGGCCCATGCTGTCGGATTTGAGAGAATCAGGTGCCATCGAACAGGACGCGGATATTGTGATGTTTATTTACCGGGACGAGTACTACAACAAGGACACCGATCAGCAGGGGATTGCCGAAATCATCATTGGCAAACAGCGCAACGGTCCTGTGGGAACGGTGAAACTGCAGTTTCATAGCGCGCACGTGCGCTTCAACGATCTCGCGCCGGAGGGTGTCTGA
- a CDS encoding NUDIX hydrolase, which translates to MPEDVKLTPGNAGGQRRRRRRRGGRGAGQGGTGQASPAASATKGVNVPVPAPPSKRGHKRPLAEPRIGVGCVVLRGEEILLVRERGRWSLPKGGLEAGELVQEGARRETYEETGLVVELRDLAFIVEFQAQTWGHHLQFFYTGREVGGMLGPRDPDRDVQEARFVPIRQLREFIRFRPRLVALETWLRERRPRHFVFNLDKEPAMLRKRRRVGVGAVEPDLTDVPTDEADL; encoded by the coding sequence ATGCCGGAGGACGTAAAGCTGACCCCCGGCAACGCGGGTGGGCAGCGGCGACGGCGGCGGCGTCGGGGTGGGCGCGGAGCTGGTCAGGGAGGAACAGGTCAGGCGAGCCCGGCGGCTTCAGCGACCAAAGGAGTGAACGTCCCGGTTCCCGCTCCACCCAGCAAGCGGGGGCACAAGCGGCCGCTTGCCGAGCCGCGCATTGGCGTGGGCTGCGTCGTGCTGCGCGGCGAAGAAATCCTGCTGGTGCGTGAGCGGGGCCGTTGGTCCCTGCCCAAGGGAGGGCTGGAGGCCGGAGAACTTGTGCAGGAGGGCGCGCGGCGCGAGACCTACGAGGAAACCGGTCTGGTGGTCGAACTGCGCGACCTGGCCTTTATCGTGGAGTTTCAGGCGCAGACCTGGGGGCATCACCTCCAGTTTTTCTACACCGGGCGCGAGGTCGGAGGCATGCTGGGGCCGCGCGACCCCGACCGCGACGTACAGGAGGCGCGTTTCGTTCCTATTCGTCAGCTGCGTGAATTCATCCGTTTCCGGCCCCGGCTGGTGGCACTGGAAACCTGGTTGCGCGAGCGGCGGCCCCGCCACTTCGTGTTTAACCTCGACAAGGAGCCCGCGATGCTCCGTAAGCGGCGGCGGGTCGGCGTCGGGGCGGTGGAGCCGGACCTGACGGATGTCCCCACCGACGAGGCTGATCTTTGA
- a CDS encoding SDR family NAD(P)-dependent oxidoreductase → MAHASALPPAPGPLLGGQVIAVTGADQGYGRAISAALARAGASVVLIGGNSETLAGAASALELAGGTAIPIKADVSVPLDWISAQTRILEIFGALHGIVHLADKRTHTNFTLLSENEWMDLFSCNVKSSVAIAQIVRRRQTGAWLTLVGPHLDEPGLQAHPQRGALRGLVEHAHDEDLRVNLVLPSRASSGDEALDRPLADAVLALAMPSLRHLRGAVLEVPLPPVPKLRVTEVNSR, encoded by the coding sequence ATGGCCCATGCCTCTGCCCTTCCCCCTGCCCCCGGCCCGCTGCTCGGCGGGCAGGTCATCGCTGTGACGGGTGCCGACCAGGGGTACGGCCGAGCGATCAGCGCCGCGCTGGCCCGCGCGGGTGCGAGTGTCGTCTTGATCGGCGGGAACAGCGAGACGCTCGCGGGTGCAGCCAGCGCCCTGGAACTGGCGGGCGGTACCGCCATCCCGATCAAGGCGGATGTGAGCGTGCCCCTGGACTGGATCAGCGCACAAACCCGCATCCTAGAGATTTTTGGCGCCCTGCACGGCATCGTACACCTGGCCGACAAGCGCACGCACACCAACTTCACGCTGCTCAGTGAGAACGAGTGGATGGATCTCTTTAGCTGCAACGTGAAAAGCAGCGTTGCCATCGCCCAGATTGTGCGCCGCCGCCAAACCGGGGCCTGGCTGACTCTCGTGGGGCCGCACCTGGACGAGCCGGGTCTGCAGGCGCACCCCCAGCGCGGGGCGCTGCGCGGCCTGGTTGAGCATGCCCACGACGAGGACTTGCGCGTGAACCTGGTGCTGCCCTCGCGGGCCAGCAGCGGTGACGAGGCCCTGGACCGTCCGTTGGCTGACGCGGTGCTGGCCCTCGCTATGCCGTCCCTGCGCCACCTGCGCGGCGCGGTGTTGGAGGTGCCGCTGCCCCCGGTGCCCAAACTCAGGGTCACGGAAGTGAACAGCCGGTGA
- the nrdR gene encoding transcriptional regulator NrdR encodes MKCPYCSAPDSRVVNSRPSDDGASIRRRRECLRCNRRFTTYERAQLEPLMVVKRGGQREAFNPDKLLRGLTLATEKRPVDPERLRAFAYSFEDEVQAAEIASEEIGRRAMTFLRPLDDVAYIRFASVYRDFDSLERFIEEIQGLKDRGES; translated from the coding sequence TTGAAGTGCCCCTACTGCTCGGCCCCTGATTCCAGGGTGGTCAACTCGCGGCCCAGTGACGACGGGGCCAGCATCCGCCGCCGCCGCGAGTGCCTGCGCTGCAACCGGAGATTCACCACCTACGAACGCGCGCAGCTCGAACCGCTGATGGTGGTCAAACGCGGCGGCCAGCGCGAGGCCTTTAACCCCGACAAGCTGCTGCGCGGCCTCACCCTCGCCACCGAGAAACGCCCGGTGGACCCCGAGCGCTTGCGTGCCTTTGCCTACAGCTTTGAGGACGAGGTGCAGGCCGCTGAGATCGCCTCGGAAGAGATCGGCCGCCGTGCGATGACCTTCCTGCGCCCGCTGGACGACGTGGCCTATATCCGCTTTGCCAGCGTGTACCGCGACTTTGACAGCCTGGAACGGTTCATCGAGGAGATTCAGGGCCTCAAGGACCGGGGCGAGAGCTAA
- a CDS encoding thiolase family protein, with translation MSEAVILEAVRTPYARRGGAYREVRPDALLALALRGLMDRAGLDPARVEDVVTGAVTQTGEQGANIGRLAVMLAGFPQEVPAVSLNRMCGSGQQAIHFAAQGVDAGDQTYAVGAGVESMTRTPMFSDIGGGFERLNPELLGKVNLIHQGESAERIAERWGFSRADLDAYSAESHRRAAASRSLHAELLPAPGLNAEGEAFTLTYDEGVREQVSPEKMAALKPAFRKNGVITAGNASQISDGAAAVLVGDREAALADGLRPRARFRARVAVGDDPTLQLMGVLPATRRALAKSGLTLADLDWIEINEAFASVVLAWMHELGADPAKVNPWGGAIAHGHPLGASGAGLTAKMLAGLEATGGTLGLQVMCIGHGMATATVIERL, from the coding sequence ATGAGCGAAGCCGTGATTCTGGAAGCTGTTCGTACCCCCTACGCTCGGCGTGGCGGCGCCTACCGCGAGGTGCGGCCCGACGCGCTGCTGGCCTTGGCCTTAAGGGGGCTTATGGACCGCGCCGGACTCGATCCTGCCCGAGTGGAGGACGTGGTGACCGGGGCCGTCACCCAGACGGGCGAACAGGGCGCGAACATCGGTCGCCTCGCGGTGATGCTGGCGGGCTTTCCGCAGGAGGTTCCGGCGGTCAGCCTCAACCGCATGTGCGGCAGCGGGCAGCAGGCGATTCACTTTGCCGCCCAGGGCGTAGACGCCGGCGATCAGACGTACGCGGTGGGAGCGGGCGTCGAGTCCATGACCCGCACGCCGATGTTCAGCGATATCGGCGGCGGCTTTGAGCGGCTGAACCCCGAGCTGCTGGGCAAGGTCAACCTCATTCACCAGGGCGAGAGCGCGGAACGCATCGCGGAGCGCTGGGGCTTCAGCCGCGCCGACCTTGACGCCTACTCGGCCGAGAGCCACCGCCGCGCCGCAGCCAGCCGCAGCCTCCACGCCGAACTGTTGCCCGCGCCCGGCCTGAATGCGGAGGGTGAAGCTTTCACCCTGACGTATGACGAGGGCGTGCGCGAGCAGGTCTCCCCCGAGAAGATGGCCGCCCTGAAACCCGCCTTCCGCAAAAACGGCGTGATAACCGCCGGAAACGCCAGCCAGATCAGCGACGGGGCGGCAGCGGTGCTGGTGGGAGACCGGGAGGCGGCCCTGGCAGACGGCCTGCGTCCTCGTGCCCGCTTTCGCGCTCGGGTTGCGGTGGGGGATGACCCCACCCTGCAACTGATGGGCGTCTTGCCCGCCACCCGCCGGGCCCTGGCCAAGAGCGGCCTCACCCTCGCGGACCTCGACTGGATCGAGATCAACGAGGCTTTTGCCTCCGTCGTCCTCGCCTGGATGCACGAGCTGGGCGCCGATCCGGCAAAGGTGAATCCCTGGGGCGGCGCCATCGCCCACGGGCACCCGCTGGGCGCAAGCGGCGCAGGGCTCACCGCCAAGATGCTCGCCGGACTAGAGGCCACCGGGGGAACGCTGGGCCTTCAGGTGATGTGCATCGGGCACGGGATGGCCACGGCAACGGTGATCGAGCGGCTATGA
- a CDS encoding 3-hydroxyacyl-CoA dehydrogenase, which produces MNLSGKTVLITGGASGLGAGTARMVAQAGGQPVLLDLNAEAGETLARELGGLFQRTDVTSEDDVKAAINTAREHFGGLHGAVNCAGIAPAEVTAGKRGPHPLDLFERVIRVNLIGTFNVVRLAAQAMLDNTPNEDGERGVIVNTASVAAFDGQIGQVAYAASKAGVAGMTLPLARDLARGGIRVMTVAPGIFETPMLAGLPQEVQRSLGAQVPFPPRLGRPDEYARLVRQIFENPMLNGETIRLDGAIRMAPR; this is translated from the coding sequence ATGAACCTGAGCGGCAAGACGGTCCTGATTACGGGCGGCGCGTCCGGGCTGGGCGCGGGCACCGCACGCATGGTGGCGCAGGCGGGTGGGCAGCCCGTCTTGCTCGACCTGAACGCCGAGGCCGGGGAGACGCTTGCCCGCGAGCTGGGCGGCCTCTTCCAGCGCACGGACGTCACCAGTGAAGACGACGTGAAGGCCGCCATCAACACGGCGCGGGAACACTTCGGTGGGCTGCACGGCGCGGTGAACTGCGCGGGCATCGCCCCCGCCGAGGTCACCGCTGGAAAACGCGGTCCCCACCCACTCGACCTGTTCGAACGCGTGATCCGGGTCAATCTGATCGGCACCTTCAACGTGGTGCGCCTCGCCGCCCAGGCCATGCTGGACAACACCCCGAACGAGGATGGTGAGCGCGGCGTGATCGTGAACACAGCTTCTGTCGCGGCCTTTGACGGTCAGATCGGGCAGGTGGCCTACGCGGCGAGCAAGGCGGGAGTGGCCGGGATGACCCTTCCCCTCGCCCGTGATCTCGCGCGGGGCGGCATCCGCGTGATGACCGTTGCGCCGGGGATCTTTGAGACGCCCATGCTCGCCGGGTTGCCCCAGGAGGTGCAGCGCTCGCTGGGCGCGCAGGTGCCCTTCCCGCCCCGGCTGGGCCGTCCGGACGAGTATGCCCGGCTGGTGCGGCAGATCTTCGAAAACCCCATGCTGAATGGCGAGACGATCCGGCTAGACGGGGCGATCAGGATGGCCCCCCGATGA
- a CDS encoding branched-chain amino acid ABC transporter permease, translating into MTALPRTTTRTDRQRLTRAAWLIGLGTVLLILPRLIYPVLALDILAWGLFAVAFDLLFGFSGLLSFGHAAFWGTSAYVTAFLLGHGQSVPVAMLGGTASALLIAVPIAFLSVRSIGIYFSMITLAFAQMISFLALQWTDVTGGENGLQGFARPGFLGLDFSDALTRYYFCLVLFAVGFSVAYRTVRSPFGQALQAVRDNEGRAQSIGYNPLRFKFTAFLISAALAGLAGSMYTFGHGVVSLEVVNWRTSGEVVMMTLLGGTTTLFGPVIGAGLVLLLRDVLTTANLPVGIVTGLVFVLVVLFFRRGVVGTVQHWLRRS; encoded by the coding sequence ATGACCGCTCTTCCCCGTACCACCACCCGCACGGACCGCCAGCGCCTGACCCGCGCCGCCTGGCTGATCGGCCTGGGGACCGTGCTGCTGATCCTGCCCCGGCTGATCTACCCGGTCCTGGCGCTCGATATCCTCGCCTGGGGCCTCTTTGCCGTAGCCTTTGACCTGCTGTTTGGGTTTTCGGGCCTGCTGAGTTTTGGGCACGCCGCCTTTTGGGGCACGAGTGCGTATGTCACGGCCTTTTTGCTGGGGCACGGCCAGAGCGTGCCGGTCGCCATGCTGGGCGGGACGGCCTCGGCGCTGCTGATCGCCGTGCCCATCGCGTTCCTCAGCGTGCGCTCCATCGGCATCTACTTCTCCATGATCACCCTGGCCTTTGCCCAGATGATCTCGTTCCTGGCCCTGCAATGGACGGACGTGACCGGCGGTGAAAACGGCCTCCAGGGCTTCGCGCGGCCGGGTTTCCTGGGGCTCGACTTCAGTGACGCCCTCACCCGCTACTACTTCTGCCTGGTCCTGTTCGCAGTCGGCTTCTCTGTTGCCTACCGCACGGTTCGCAGTCCCTTTGGCCAGGCGCTTCAGGCGGTGCGTGACAATGAGGGGCGGGCACAGAGCATCGGCTACAACCCCCTGCGCTTCAAGTTCACGGCCTTTCTGATCAGCGCGGCCCTGGCGGGCCTGGCCGGAAGCATGTACACCTTTGGACACGGGGTGGTTAGCCTGGAGGTCGTCAACTGGCGCACGTCCGGCGAGGTCGTGATGATGACGCTGCTGGGCGGCACCACCACCCTCTTCGGCCCGGTGATCGGTGCGGGCCTGGTGCTGCTGCTGCGCGACGTGCTGACCACCGCCAATCTGCCGGTCGGCATCGTGACGGGCCTGGTGTTTGTGCTGGTGGTGCTGTTTTTCCGCCGAGGCGTGGTGGGCACGGTGCAGCACTGGCTCAGGCGCAGCTAA
- a CDS encoding branched-chain amino acid ABC transporter permease has translation MNTQLLLIQVFNGLVNGAFYALLSLGLAVIFGMLRIVNFMHGALYMLGAFAAFALGQAFGLGFWPSLILAPVLVGLLGVVLERTLLSRLYGLDPSYNLLLTFGLTLLTQDLVKQVMLSQYAVSSAPYTPPAALAGVVNLGFVVFPKYRLFVIVLSLVICLLTWLVIEKTRVGAIIRASTENPSVTRAFGIDVGKWVTGVFGVGVGLAGLAGVLAAPIYSVEPYMGAELIITTFAVVVIGGMGSILGSIVTGFAVGVLAAVGAALYPPIANTLVFILMAAVLLVRPSGLFGLPEGAR, from the coding sequence ATGAATACGCAACTTCTCCTGATTCAGGTGTTTAACGGGCTGGTGAACGGCGCCTTTTATGCGCTCCTCAGCCTCGGCCTCGCGGTCATCTTCGGCATGCTCCGGATCGTGAACTTCATGCATGGGGCGCTGTACATGCTGGGCGCCTTTGCGGCTTTTGCGCTCGGGCAGGCCTTTGGGCTGGGATTCTGGCCGTCGCTTATCCTCGCGCCGGTCCTCGTGGGGCTGCTGGGCGTGGTGCTGGAGCGCACCCTGCTCTCGCGGCTGTACGGCCTGGACCCCAGCTATAACCTGCTTCTCACCTTCGGGCTAACCCTCCTCACCCAGGATCTGGTCAAGCAGGTCATGCTTTCGCAGTACGCGGTGTCCAGTGCGCCCTACACGCCGCCCGCCGCCCTCGCGGGGGTGGTGAACCTGGGCTTTGTGGTGTTTCCCAAGTACCGGCTGTTCGTGATTGTGCTCAGCCTGGTGATCTGCCTGCTCACCTGGCTGGTGATCGAAAAGACCCGAGTGGGAGCCATCATCCGTGCCAGCACCGAAAACCCAAGCGTCACCCGGGCCTTTGGCATCGACGTGGGCAAGTGGGTGACGGGCGTGTTTGGCGTGGGCGTGGGTCTGGCGGGCTTGGCCGGGGTGCTGGCCGCGCCGATCTATTCGGTCGAGCCCTACATGGGAGCCGAACTGATCATCACGACCTTTGCGGTGGTGGTGATCGGTGGTATGGGCAGCATTCTGGGAAGCATCGTCACAGGCTTTGCGGTGGGCGTGCTGGCTGCGGTGGGCGCCGCGCTCTATCCGCCCATCGCCAACACGCTGGTCTTTATCCTGATGGCGGCTGTGCTGCTGGTGCGCCCAAGCGGCCTCTTCGGACTGCCGGAGGGGGCAAGATGA
- a CDS encoding ABC transporter substrate-binding protein, which produces MNMQKKTLAVLGSTACCAAMTVALAQNLKLSDNVVRVGVLTDLSGVYSELSGQGSVKAAQLAAADFMAQNPSFRGKVQVIGVDHQNKADVASNKAAEMIDRQNVDMLVDLPTSSAALAASEIARQKKVPTLVVTGGTTALTNEKCNRYTFHYAYDNYMLANGTGSAVTKRGGNSWYIIYPNYAFGQDLNRQMTAAIQENKGRLVAPSDATPFPNTDFSSYLLKAQGLKPKVFGTMQAGADLVNVVKQYNEFGLRQQGIGLGIGLLFETDVAALGQDAFAGALATVPWYWNMDQRARTWAAKFEKAFGKKPTWAQAGVYSATMSYLQAVARAKSDDGDAVVKALEGHRFSDFFARNAYVRPQDHRVLLDVYTVQVKPKAQAKESGDYFTKIATIPAARAFMPLSESKCRM; this is translated from the coding sequence ATGAATATGCAGAAAAAGACCCTGGCTGTCCTCGGTTCCACCGCCTGTTGCGCCGCCATGACAGTCGCGCTTGCGCAGAACCTCAAGCTCTCGGACAACGTGGTGCGGGTGGGCGTTCTCACCGACCTTTCCGGGGTGTACTCCGAGCTCTCGGGGCAGGGCAGCGTCAAGGCCGCGCAGCTGGCCGCTGCCGATTTCATGGCACAGAACCCCAGCTTCAGGGGCAAGGTGCAGGTGATCGGCGTGGATCACCAGAACAAGGCTGACGTGGCCAGCAACAAGGCCGCCGAGATGATCGACCGCCAGAACGTGGACATGCTGGTGGACCTGCCGACCAGCAGCGCGGCCCTCGCCGCCTCCGAGATCGCCCGGCAAAAGAAGGTCCCCACGCTGGTGGTGACCGGCGGCACCACCGCCCTGACGAACGAGAAGTGCAACAGGTACACGTTCCACTACGCCTACGACAACTACATGCTGGCCAACGGCACCGGGAGCGCCGTGACCAAGCGCGGCGGCAACAGCTGGTACATCATCTATCCCAACTACGCCTTTGGTCAGGACCTCAACCGGCAGATGACGGCGGCCATCCAGGAAAACAAGGGCCGCCTGGTCGCGCCGAGTGACGCCACCCCCTTTCCCAACACCGACTTTTCCTCCTACCTGCTCAAGGCCCAAGGCCTCAAACCCAAGGTGTTTGGCACCATGCAGGCGGGCGCGGACCTGGTGAACGTGGTCAAGCAGTACAACGAGTTCGGCCTGCGGCAGCAGGGGATCGGTCTGGGCATCGGCCTCTTGTTCGAGACGGACGTGGCCGCCCTGGGGCAAGACGCCTTTGCGGGCGCGCTCGCTACGGTGCCGTGGTACTGGAACATGGACCAGCGGGCGCGAACCTGGGCGGCCAAGTTCGAGAAAGCTTTCGGCAAGAAGCCCACCTGGGCACAAGCAGGCGTCTACTCCGCCACCATGAGCTATCTCCAGGCCGTTGCCCGCGCCAAGAGTGACGACGGCGACGCGGTGGTCAAGGCCCTCGAAGGCCACCGCTTCAGCGATTTCTTCGCTCGCAACGCCTACGTACGCCCGCAGGACCACCGCGTGCTGCTCGATGTCTACACCGTACAGGTCAAACCCAAGGCACAAGCCAAGGAATCGGGGGACTACTTCACCAAGATTGCCACCATTCCCGCTGCACGCGCCTTTATGCCGCTGTCCGAGAGCAAGTGCCGGATGTAA
- a CDS encoding ABC transporter ATP-binding protein: MSAPAVSPTRRASPQAPLLEVRDLHAFYGQSHVLHGVNLQVMPGEVVSLIGRNGAGKTTTLKSIMGVLRSRTGQITFEGQDITRLPSHRIAARGLAWVPEERAILSSLTVRENLELPPARPGGWSTERALEAFPVLRERGHHPGSKLSGGEQQMLAIVRVLRSGPRLLLLDEPSEGLAPVIVGRIGDMLQELRREGLSVILVEQNLKFATRLADRHYVLVDGQVVDEVRADEVEARRADLLRYLSV, encoded by the coding sequence ATGAGCGCACCTGCCGTCTCCCCCACTCGGCGCGCCTCGCCGCAGGCACCCCTGCTCGAAGTCCGCGACCTGCACGCTTTTTACGGACAGAGCCACGTCCTGCACGGCGTCAACCTCCAGGTGATGCCCGGCGAGGTGGTCAGCCTGATCGGGCGCAACGGCGCGGGCAAGACAACCACCCTCAAAAGCATCATGGGGGTGCTCAGAAGCCGCACCGGGCAGATCACCTTTGAGGGCCAGGACATCACCCGGCTGCCCAGCCACCGCATCGCGGCGCGGGGGCTCGCGTGGGTGCCGGAAGAGCGAGCGATTCTCAGCAGCCTGACCGTGCGCGAAAACCTCGAGCTGCCCCCCGCGCGGCCCGGCGGCTGGAGCACCGAGCGGGCCCTCGAAGCCTTTCCGGTGCTGCGCGAACGCGGTCACCACCCCGGCTCCAAGCTGTCGGGCGGCGAACAGCAGATGCTCGCCATCGTGCGGGTGCTGCGCAGTGGCCCGCGCCTCCTCCTGCTCGACGAACCCAGCGAGGGCCTCGCGCCCGTGATCGTGGGGCGCATCGGGGACATGCTTCAGGAGCTGCGCCGCGAGGGCCTCAGCGTGATCCTGGTCGAACAGAACCTCAAATTTGCTACCCGTCTGGCCGACCGTCACTACGTGCTCGTGGACGGGCAGGTGGTGGACGAGGTGCGCGCCGACGAGGTCGAGGCGCGCCGCGCCGACCTGCTGCGGTACCTGAGTGTGTAG